Proteins encoded within one genomic window of Anopheles gambiae chromosome 3, idAnoGambNW_F1_1, whole genome shotgun sequence:
- the LOC1279349 gene encoding serine/threonine-protein kinase meng-po: MRNIAATTVIMKLSESKSDTSIIANLYKSINNSYRRLSNTSNVLHRIPEMEIPNMAIADEYDIEKMIAEGCFAKIYLAHHRPTGTTVVLKAIHTELTSLKEFVREFHYNYQLSHHPNILSCYQVKFQTKEYYVYAQEHAPFGDLAANVGASGLPESSCKKIAEQLSSALGFMHLKLLVHRDLKLENVLVFTPDFSRIKLCDFGSTTREGVLVSKNNKTWTAFLPPEVLEVVKNERFICKASSDSWQFGIVLFVCLTGATPWKSADWVRDTKYAAFMKYQKRETTKIPDNFRRFTPRLLRAFRRIFDHRDEDRAKVTDIMKYMKNRWMDGKITVSKSASNIASVGQPQQCPHPHQQHTNSDQDSVKYINHRESRNSFDGKLRARRMTSVGALTPDSVPGSMNLAGVDHQDAIRSKVWDWLESNDLSASGSVDDLTFWSTKDTKTLQLQHHQQQQRRQSVGGHLLQPHHQDLISFSESHSTVSFLRETRTITGGGVKMFK, translated from the coding sequence ATGAGAAATATAGCAGCCACAACCGTCATCATGAAGCTATCCGAGAGTAAATCCGACACCTCCATTATTGCCAACCTGTACAAATCGATCAACAACAGCTACCGGCGGCTATCGAACACAAGCAATGTGCTACACCGCATACCGGAAATGGAGATTCCCAACATGGCGATCGCCGATGAGTACGATATCGAGAAGATGATCGCCGAGGGTTGTTTTGCAAAGATCTATCTAGCACACCATCGGCCCACTGGCACGACCGTAGTCCTAAAGGCAATTCACACCGAGCTGACGAGTCTGAAGGAGTTTGTGCGCGAGTTCCACTACAACTATCAGCTCAGCCACCACCCAAACATCCTCAGCTGCTATCAGGTGAAGTTTCAGACGAAGGAGTATTACGTGTACGCGCAGGAGCACGCCCCGTTTGGTGATTTGGCGGCCAACGTCGGGGCAAGCGGGTTACCGGAGAGCAGCTGCAAAAAGATCGCCGAACAGCTCAGTTCGGCGCTTGGTTTCATGCACCTAAAATTGCTCGTTCACCGCGATTTGAAGTTAGAGAACGTACTGGTCTTTACGCCTGATTTTTCCCGCATCAAGCTATGCGACTTCGGTTCGACGACACGGGAAGGTGTGCTGgtgagcaaaaacaacaaaacctggACGGCGTTCCTACCGCCCGAGGTGCTGGAGGTGGTCAAGAACGAACGGTTCATCTGCAAGGCGTCGTCCGACTCGTGGCAGTTTGGCATCGTGCTGTTCGTTTGTCTGACTGGGGCAACACCTTGGAAGTCGGCCGACTGGGTGCGGGATACCAAGTATGCAGCGTTCATGAAGTATCAGAAGCGCGAAACTACCAAAATTCCGGACAACTTCCGGCGGTTCACGCCCCGATTATTGCGTGCCTTTCGGCGCATCTTTGACCACCGGGACGAGGATCGGGCGAAGGTGACGGACATCATGAAGTACATGAAGAACCGCTGGATGGATGGCAAGATCACGGTGTCGAAGTCGGCTTCCAACATTGCCAGCGTGGGCCAGCCACAACAGTGCCCGCAtccgcaccagcagcacaccaactCGGACCAGGACTCGGTGAAGTACATCAACCATCGCGAAAGCCGGAACTCGTTCGATGGGAAGCTGCGAGCACGCCGCATGACCAGCGTTGGAGCGCTCACGCCCGACTCGGTGCCGGGCTCGATGAATTTAGCCGGGGTGGATCACCAGGATGCCATCCGAAGCAAGGTGTGGGATTGGTTGGAATCGAACGATCTGAGTGCGAGCGGCAGTGTGGACGATCTTACGTTCTGGAGCACCAAAGATACGAAAACGTTGCAGCTAcagcatcaccagcagcagcagcggcgccAAAGTGTCGGTGGCCATCTGCTCCAGCCACATCACCAGGATCTGATCAGCTTCAGCGAATCTCACAGCACAGTTAGCTTTCTTCGCGAAACGCGAACCATCACCGGCGGTGGTGTGAAAATGTTCAAATGA